CGACCGAGCTGCGGCGGCGCAACCGCGCCACCGTCGAGACGTACATGAACACCCGGGGCGAGGCCCGGCTCCGCAGGCACGAGCTGTTCACCGAGGACGGCACGGGCGGCCTGTGGACCACCGACACCGGCGCCCCGATCGCCGTCCGGGGCCGGGACCGGCTCGCGGAGCACGCCGTCTGGTCGCTGCGCTGCTTCCCGGACTGGGAGTGGTACGGCGTCCGCGTCTTCGAGACCCAGGACCCGAACCACTTCTGGGTGGAGTGCGACGGCCACGGCCGGATTCGCTTCCCCGGCTATCCCGAGGGCTTCTACGAGAACCACTTCCTGCACTCGTTCGAGATGTCCGGCGGCAGGATCGTCCGCGGCCGCGAGTTCATGAACCCGTTCGCGCAGCTGCGCGCCCTGGGCATCCCGGTGCCCACCGTCCGCCGCGAGGGGATACCGACATGAGCACCACCGGCCACCGTGCCGACCGCACCGGCACCCACGCGGAGAACCTGCTGTCCGAGATGCGCGCGCGGGGCGCCGAGCAGCAGCCCGAGTGGCCCGACCCGGCGCAGGCCCGTCGGGTGCGCGCGGCACTCGCGGGCCGGCCGCCGCTGGTACGGGCCGAGGACCTGAGGGCGCTCGGACTGCTGCTGGCCCGGGTCGCCGAGGGCCGGGCGCTGGTCGTCCAGGCCGGCGACTGCGCGGAGGACCCGGAGGAGCGCACCGCGGGCAGCGTGGGGCGCCGGGTCGCCGTGCTCGACCTGCTCGCCGGGGCGCTGCACTCGGCCGCGGGTCGTCCGGTGCTGCGGGTGGGCCGGATCGCCGGCCAGTACGCCAAACCGCGCTCCAGCCCGGTCGAGCTCGTCGATGGCCGTGAACTCCCCTCGTACCGCGGTCATCTGGTCAACGAGCCGGAGCCGGACGCCGAGAGCCGCACCCCTGACCCGCTGCGGCTGCTGCTCGGCTATCTCGCCGCCGGGGACGTCATGGAGCACCTGGGCTGGCACCGACGCCCCAGGGCGCGCGGCCCGGAGCCTCCGGTGTGGACGAGCCACGAGGCGCTGCTGCTCGACTACGAGGTGCCGCTGCTGCGGCGGGACGACGAGGGCCGGCTCTATCTGGGCTCCACGCACTGGCCGTGGATCGGCAAGCGGACCCGCGCGGTGGACGGAGCTCATGTGGCGCTGCTGTCGCAGGTCGCCAACCCGGTGGCGTGCAAGGTGGACGCGGACCTCCACCGCGACGAACTGCTCGCGCTGTGCGAGAGGCTCGACCCCGGACGGGTGCCGGGCCGGCTCACGCTGATCGCCCGGATGGGCGCCGACCTGGTCGCGGACCGGCTGCCGCCGCTGGTCGCCGCCGCGAAGGCCGCCGGTCATCCGGTGAGCTGGCTGTGCGACCCGATGCACGGCAACACCGTAGCCACCGCCGACGGCACCAAGACCCGGGTCGTGGGGACCGTGCGGCGCGAGGTGGCCCTGTTCCGGCGGGCGGTGGAGTCCGCCGGGGGAGTGGCGGCCGGACTGCACCTGGAGACCACGCCGGACGAAGTGACGGAGTGCGCCTCCTGCCACGAGGACCTGACCCAGGTCGGCCGGATCGGCGAGCGGTACACGACGTTCTGCGATCCGCGGCTCAATCCGTGGCAGGCGCTCGGCGTCGTCTCGGCCTGGAAGACCTGGAAGGAGGAGTCATGACCGGTATCCCCCCGATCGCCGCGTATCCACTGCCGTCGGCGGACGAGCTGCCCGCCAACACCGCCCGCTGGCAGCTCGATCCGCTCCGCGCGGTGCTGCTCGTCCACGACATGCAGCGCTATTTCCTCGACCCGTTCCCGGCCGGACCGCGCCGCGAACTCGTCGCGCGGGCCGCCCTGTTGCGCACCCGCTGCGCCGCACGGGGCGTGCAGGTCGCCTACACCGCGCAGGCCGGCTCGATGACCCGTCAGGAACGCGGTCTGCTCCAGGACTTCTGGGGGCCGGGGATGCGCGCGACGCCCGAGGACCGAGAGGTCGTCCCGGCGCTCGCACCGGGGGACGGCGACTGGGTGCTGGTGAAACGCCGCTACAGCGCCTTCTTCCGGTCCGGACTGCTCGGCCGGATGCGGGCGGCGGGTCGCGACCAGCTCGTCCTGTGCGGGGTGTACGCGCACGTCGGGGTGCTCGCGACCGCCGTGGAGGCGTTCACCCACGACATCCGGGTCTTCCTGGTCGCCGACGCCGTTGCCGACTTCTCCCGCGAGGACCACGACACGGCCCTGCGCTACGCCGCCGGGCGCTGCGCCGTGGTCGTCACCACAGAGGAGGTCCTGTCATGACCGATCCGCTGACGTCGATCCTCGGGCCCGGGCCCCGCCCCGCCGCCTACGCCCTGCTGCACCGCCCCGGCGCCGGACATCCCGACGCGCCCGACATGCTGGACGTGCTGGTCGGCCGGGTGTCGCTGCCCGCCTCGCTGGCCGGTGTGCCGCTGCCCGCGCGGGAGTCCGCGGAGGGCCAGGGCGCGCACCACGAGTCGCTGGTGGTCGTTCCGTACCGGCAGATCACCGAGCGCGGCTTCCGCTGCGCCGACGACGGGGCGCCGCTGATCGCGCTGAGCGTGACCGGGCAGTCGACGGTGCCGGTGCGAGAGGCGCTGGCCCGGCTGCCGCGCACGGCGACCGGGCTTCGCGACGGGCGGTTCGACCTCGACGACGAGATGTACGCGACGGCGGTGCGCAGGGTGGTGCGGGAGGAGATCGGGGAGGGCGCGGGAGCCAACTTCGTACTGCGCCGCACCTTCCTCGCGGAGCTCGACGAGCACGGCCCGGACACCGCGCTGGCGTTCTTCCGTCGGCTGCTCGAACAGGAGTCGGGGGCGTACTGGACGTTCCTGGTGCACACCGGGGTCCGCACCTTCGTGGGCGCGTCCCCCGAGCGGCACGTGAGCCTGCGGGACGGCACGGCGGTGATGAACCCGATCAGCGGCACCTACCGGCATCCGCCCGAAGGACCGTCGCTGCCCGGGGTGATGGCCTTCCTCGCCGACCGCAAGGAAGCCGACGAGCTGTCGATGGTCGTCGACGAGGAACTGAAGATGATGGCCCGGATCTGCCCCGGAGGCGGCCGGGTGACCGGCCCGTACCTGAAGGAGATGGCACGGCTCGCGCACACCGAGTACCTGATCGAGGGCAGCACGGACCGGGAGGTGCGCGAGGTGCTGCGGGAGACCCTGTTCGCGCCGACGGTGACCGGCTCGCCTCTGGAGAGCGCCTGCCGGGTGATCGCCCGGCACGAGGCTACCGGCCGGGGCTACTACAGCGGGGTCGTGGCGCTGATCGGCCGGGACGAGCGGGGCGGCCGGGCGCTGGACTCGGCGATCCTCATCAGGACCGCCGAGATCGACGCGGCGGGCCGGCTGCGGATCGGGGTGGGCGCGACCGTGGTGCGTCACTCCGACCCGGACGCGGAGGCCGCCGAGACCCGGGCGAAGGCGGCCGGGCTGCTGGCGGCGCTGGAGGGCGACGGGCCGGGACCGTTCGGCGGACACCCGGAGGTGCGGGCCGCCCTGGAACGGCGCAACGACAACCTGTCCGGCTTCTGGCTGGGCGCGCACCGGGGCACCGGAGACGCGGAACTCGCCGGACGCCCGGTCCTGGTCGTCGATGCAGAGGACGCCTTCACCGCCATGATCGGCCGACAGCTCACGTCACTCGGGCTGGATGTGACGGTGCATCGATACCACGAGGAGTACGTGCCCGAGGCGTACGACCTGGTCGTCCTGGGCCCGGGTCCCGGTGATCCGGCGGAGGCCGGGCACCCTCGGATGGACGGGCTGAGGGCGACCGCGCGCGGACTGCTCGCGGGGCGGCGGCCGTTCCTGGCGATCTGCCTCAGCCACCAGATCGTCGGCCTCGAACTCGGCCTCCCGCTCGTCCGCAAGGAGGTGCCGCACCAGGGCGTGCAGAAGGAGATCGAGCTGTTCGGCCGCCGTGAGCGGGTCGGCTTCTACAACACGTTCGCGGCGCGCGCGACGGCCGACCGGACGGTGGTCGACGGCGTCGGCGCGGTGGAAGTGTGCCGTGATCCGTTCACGGGCGAGGTGCACGCGCTGCGCGGCCCGCACTTCATCACGCTCCAGTTCCATCCCGAGTCGGTGCTGACCCGCGACGGGCCGGGGATCTTCGTCCGCGCCGCACGGCATGCGCTGCGCGACGCCCCGGCCCGACGGGCCCCGTCCCCGACGGACTGCTGAGAGGAGGTCATGATGCGTCCGTACGTCGTCGTCGACGCCTTCGCCGCGGAGCCCCTGCGGGGCAATCCGGTGGCCGTGTTCTTCGACTGCGCCGATCTCCCGACCGCGTTGATGCAGCGGATCGCCGGCGAGATGAACCTCTCGGAGGTGACCTTCGTCCTGCCACCGCGCCAGGGCGGCGACGCCCGGGTCCGGGTCTTCACCCCGGTCAACGAGCTGCCCTTTGCCGGGCACCCTTTGCTCGGCACGGCCGTCGCGCTCGGCCCGTACGTGCGCGGCGACCGACTGGTCCTGGAGACCGCGATGGGCCCGGTGCCCTTCGTCCTGCGGCGGCGGGCGGGCCGGGTGGTGGCGGCGCGGATGCGCCAGCCGGTGCCGTACTGGACGGAGTTCGACCAGCCGGACGAACTCCTCGCGGCGGTCGGGGTCTCCGCCGCCACTCTGCCCGTGGAGGTCTACCGCAACGGCCCTCGGCACGTCTTCGTGGCCGTCGGGAGCGTCGCCGCCCTGTCGGCGCTACGGCCCGATCACCGGGCGCTCGCGGCCTTCGAGGACCTCGCCGTGAACTGCGTCGCCGGATCCGGGACGCGCTGGCGCAGTCGGATGTTCTCACCCGCGTACGGCGTGGTGGAGGACGCGGCGACCGGTTCGGCCGCCGGGCCGCTCGCCGTGCATCTGGCCCGGCACGGACGCGTGCCGTACGGCCGGGAGATCGCGATCCGCCAGGGTGTCGAACTGGGCCGGAGCGCCCTGATGCTGGCCCGCGCGGAGGGCGCGGGCGACCACGTCGAGTCCGTCGAGGTGAGCGGCGAGGCCGTCACCGTGGCGGTCGGGAGGATCTATGTCTGACAGCACCGGTACGACCGCACACGCCCGGCACACCACCGGCCGGTCGGAGACCCTGACAGGAACGGTCCGGCTGCCCTTCCCCGAGTACGCCGATCCGCCCGCCGATCCGGTGGCGCTGCTGCGCTGCTGGCTGGTCCAGGCCGAGGAACTGGGCGTGCGCGAGCCACGGGCCCTCGCCCTGGCCACCGCCACAGCGGCGGGCGGCCCGTCGAGCCGGATCGTGGCCGTCAACCGGATCACGGACACCGGCCTGGTCTTCGCCACCCACCGCGGCAGCCGCAAGGAGCGCGAACTCGCCGTCGACCCACGGGCGTCGGGTCTGCTCTACTGGCGGGAGACCAGTCGGCAGATCAGCCTCGCCGGACGGGTGCGCCGGCTGCCCGACGCGACGGCCGACGCCCTGTGGTCCGCCCGCCCGGTGTTCACGCACGCGATGACGGTGGCTTCGCGGCAGAGCGAGCCGCTGGGCTCCCTCGCGGAGGTGGCCGCGCTGCGGGACCGCGCCGCGCGGCTGGCCGCCGCCGGACCGCGGCCGCGCCCCGCCGCGTACCTCGCGCTCGAACTCGTACCCGAAGAGGTGGAGTTCTGGGCCGACGGCACCGGACGACTGCACGAGAGGCTGCGCTACACGCGCGGTCCCGAGGGCTGGCGGGCTGTTCGCCTCCAGCCGTGAACCGCCCCCACGAAGGAGAAGGGAGCCCCTGATGTCCGCGTCCGAGGACACCACGCGCGCCCGTGACCGGGCCACCGTCGACGCCTTCCTGCGCACCGATCGGGAGAGCAGACTGCGGCGCCACACGCTGTACACCGAGGACGGCTCGGCCGCCCTGTTCTTCACCGACGTCGGCCGGCCCCTCGTGGTGCGCGGCCGCGAGAACCTGCGCCGCCACGGCGAGCTGTCGCTCCAGGTGCTCCCCGACTGGGAGTGGACCGATGTCGAGGTGTACGAGACGCTCCGGCCCGGCCTGGTCTTCGTGGAGTGCCGCGGCGAGGGCACCATCCGCTTCCCCGGCTATCCGGCCGGCCGCTACCGCAACCACTTCCTCCACCGCTTCGAGCTGGTCGACGGCCTGATCGCGGCCAGTCGCGAATACACCAACCCGATCGAGCACATGCGGTCCCTGGGCATCGGGACACCACACATCGACCGGGACTGGATACCCACCGAGGAGCACGCATGACCACCGACCCCCAGGCAGTCCGGGACACGGTCGAACTCGTCACCGGCGCCTGGCGCACCCAGACCGTCCATGTCGCCGCCCGGCTGCGGCTGCCCGACCTGGTGGCCGAGGGGCACCGGGACCCGACGGCGCTCGCAGCGGCGACGGGGCTGCGCGAGGACCTCGTCCACCGGCTGCTGCGCCTGCTCGTCCTGCTCGGGGTGCTCGAGCCGGACGGCGACGGGAGAGTGGCCACCACACCGGTCGGAGAGCTGCTGCGGGACCGTCCGGGCTCGCTGCGCGACATGGCGCTGCTGTACGGGGAGGAGTTCTACCGGGCCTGGGAGCACGCGGAGTCGGCGCTGACCACCGGGACGTCCGGCTTCGAGCTGGCGTACGGCGAGCCGCTGCTGTCCTACCTCGCGGGCGACCGGGAGGCGGCGGGGCGCTTCCAGCGGGTGATGCAGGCCGGGCACGCCGTGTTCGACGCGGTGCCCGGTGTCCTGGACCTCGCGGGGCGCGAGCGGGTGGTGGACGTCGGCGGCGGCAGCGGCCGACTGCTCGCCGCAGTGCTGGCCGCCGCGCCTAGGGCTCGCGGCGTCCTCGTGGACCTGCCCCACACGCTGCCGCACGCCCGCGCCCATCTGGCGGCCACCGTGGGCCTGGACCGGGTGGAGCTGCACGGCCGGGACATGTTCGCCGAGCCGCTCCCGGCCGGCGGCGACGTCTATCTGCTCTCCCGCGTGCTCGGCGACTGGGACGACGGGAACTGCGTCCGGCTGCTGCGCCGCGTGCGGGCGGAACTGTCGCCGCGGGCCCGGCTGCTGGTGGTGGAGCGGATGGTCACGGACGACGGATCGGGCCCGCTGGCCGCGCTGTGGGACCTGCACCTGCTGGTGGTCAACGGCGGCCGGCAGCGCACCTTGGACGACTACCGGACGCTGCTGCACCGCTCGGGCCTTGCTTTGGAACGGGTGGTGGAGCTGCCGCTGGAGACGAAGGGCCTGCTGGTCGCCGCGGCGGACGGTTCAGGATGAGACCCAGTGCGCGGCGAGGGGCCGATCGGTGGCGTGCTCGATGCAGTCCGCGTCGTCCGGCACCGTGATCAGCCGAGCCCGGCGTCCTCGCCGACGTGGTCCGGCAGGCCGAAGAGCGGAAAGAGGCGCTCTGTGTCACGGAAGGCCGTGATGCCGGCGATCCGGTCGCCGGAGAAGTCGATGACCTGCAGGGCCCAGGGTGTGTACCCGGGTCCGTCGGTGCGGGGGCGGTACTGGCCGAAGGCGGGGG
This is a stretch of genomic DNA from Streptomyces sp. R44. It encodes these proteins:
- a CDS encoding 3-deoxy-7-phosphoheptulonate synthase, with product MSTTGHRADRTGTHAENLLSEMRARGAEQQPEWPDPAQARRVRAALAGRPPLVRAEDLRALGLLLARVAEGRALVVQAGDCAEDPEERTAGSVGRRVAVLDLLAGALHSAAGRPVLRVGRIAGQYAKPRSSPVELVDGRELPSYRGHLVNEPEPDAESRTPDPLRLLLGYLAAGDVMEHLGWHRRPRARGPEPPVWTSHEALLLDYEVPLLRRDDEGRLYLGSTHWPWIGKRTRAVDGAHVALLSQVANPVACKVDADLHRDELLALCERLDPGRVPGRLTLIARMGADLVADRLPPLVAAAKAAGHPVSWLCDPMHGNTVATADGTKTRVVGTVRREVALFRRAVESAGGVAAGLHLETTPDEVTECASCHEDLTQVGRIGERYTTFCDPRLNPWQALGVVSAWKTWKEES
- a CDS encoding PhzA/PhzB family protein produces the protein MSGTAPRRGSADDTTELRRRNRATVETYMNTRGEARLRRHELFTEDGTGGLWTTDTGAPIAVRGRDRLAEHAVWSLRCFPDWEWYGVRVFETQDPNHFWVECDGHGRIRFPGYPEGFYENHFLHSFEMSGGRIVRGREFMNPFAQLRALGIPVPTVRREGIPT
- the phzG gene encoding phenazine biosynthesis FMN-dependent oxidase PhzG; translated protein: MSDSTGTTAHARHTTGRSETLTGTVRLPFPEYADPPADPVALLRCWLVQAEELGVREPRALALATATAAGGPSSRIVAVNRITDTGLVFATHRGSRKERELAVDPRASGLLYWRETSRQISLAGRVRRLPDATADALWSARPVFTHAMTVASRQSEPLGSLAEVAALRDRAARLAAAGPRPRPAAYLALELVPEEVEFWADGTGRLHERLRYTRGPEGWRAVRLQP
- a CDS encoding PhzF family phenazine biosynthesis protein, which codes for MMRPYVVVDAFAAEPLRGNPVAVFFDCADLPTALMQRIAGEMNLSEVTFVLPPRQGGDARVRVFTPVNELPFAGHPLLGTAVALGPYVRGDRLVLETAMGPVPFVLRRRAGRVVAARMRQPVPYWTEFDQPDELLAAVGVSAATLPVEVYRNGPRHVFVAVGSVAALSALRPDHRALAAFEDLAVNCVAGSGTRWRSRMFSPAYGVVEDAATGSAAGPLAVHLARHGRVPYGREIAIRQGVELGRSALMLARAEGAGDHVESVEVSGEAVTVAVGRIYV
- a CDS encoding anthranilate synthase family protein, which codes for MTDPLTSILGPGPRPAAYALLHRPGAGHPDAPDMLDVLVGRVSLPASLAGVPLPARESAEGQGAHHESLVVVPYRQITERGFRCADDGAPLIALSVTGQSTVPVREALARLPRTATGLRDGRFDLDDEMYATAVRRVVREEIGEGAGANFVLRRTFLAELDEHGPDTALAFFRRLLEQESGAYWTFLVHTGVRTFVGASPERHVSLRDGTAVMNPISGTYRHPPEGPSLPGVMAFLADRKEADELSMVVDEELKMMARICPGGGRVTGPYLKEMARLAHTEYLIEGSTDREVREVLRETLFAPTVTGSPLESACRVIARHEATGRGYYSGVVALIGRDERGGRALDSAILIRTAEIDAAGRLRIGVGATVVRHSDPDAEAAETRAKAAGLLAALEGDGPGPFGGHPEVRAALERRNDNLSGFWLGAHRGTGDAELAGRPVLVVDAEDAFTAMIGRQLTSLGLDVTVHRYHEEYVPEAYDLVVLGPGPGDPAEAGHPRMDGLRATARGLLAGRRPFLAICLSHQIVGLELGLPLVRKEVPHQGVQKEIELFGRRERVGFYNTFAARATADRTVVDGVGAVEVCRDPFTGEVHALRGPHFITLQFHPESVLTRDGPGIFVRAARHALRDAPARRAPSPTDC
- a CDS encoding PhzA/PhzB family protein, giving the protein MSASEDTTRARDRATVDAFLRTDRESRLRRHTLYTEDGSAALFFTDVGRPLVVRGRENLRRHGELSLQVLPDWEWTDVEVYETLRPGLVFVECRGEGTIRFPGYPAGRYRNHFLHRFELVDGLIAASREYTNPIEHMRSLGIGTPHIDRDWIPTEEHA
- a CDS encoding isochorismatase family protein yields the protein MTGIPPIAAYPLPSADELPANTARWQLDPLRAVLLVHDMQRYFLDPFPAGPRRELVARAALLRTRCAARGVQVAYTAQAGSMTRQERGLLQDFWGPGMRATPEDREVVPALAPGDGDWVLVKRRYSAFFRSGLLGRMRAAGRDQLVLCGVYAHVGVLATAVEAFTHDIRVFLVADAVADFSREDHDTALRYAAGRCAVVVTTEEVLS
- a CDS encoding methyltransferase, giving the protein MTTDPQAVRDTVELVTGAWRTQTVHVAARLRLPDLVAEGHRDPTALAAATGLREDLVHRLLRLLVLLGVLEPDGDGRVATTPVGELLRDRPGSLRDMALLYGEEFYRAWEHAESALTTGTSGFELAYGEPLLSYLAGDREAAGRFQRVMQAGHAVFDAVPGVLDLAGRERVVDVGGGSGRLLAAVLAAAPRARGVLVDLPHTLPHARAHLAATVGLDRVELHGRDMFAEPLPAGGDVYLLSRVLGDWDDGNCVRLLRRVRAELSPRARLLVVERMVTDDGSGPLAALWDLHLLVVNGGRQRTLDDYRTLLHRSGLALERVVELPLETKGLLVAAADGSG